Genomic segment of uncultured Desulfobacter sp.:
TCCTGGACATTCATCTGGGTCATACGCATACGTTTGGCGACCTTGGATTTTAATAATTCAAGCTTTCCTTCATGAAGATTAATGCCGCACGTCTTAAATACAAGCGATTTTAATTCGGTCAGTTCACTCTGTTTAAACAGTATAGAATTCATATGATTTTACATTTTTTTCCAGCGGTTGACTTTTTCAAATGCCGATTCTGCCGTTTTCAACAGGGTCGATACATTCACAGGCTTTTTAAAATAATCTTCAAAGCCGACATCAAGACATTCCGACAGTTGAAATAAGGAGGCATAGCCGGTAATGGCATAAATGATAGACATGGGCTTAAGGCTTTTTACCTTCTTGCATAGTTCCATACCGTTCATCACCGGCATATTTAAATCAAAAAACATGACCATGATGTTACTCTCTTCGATAATTTTTAATGCATCCTGGGCATTCTCTGCGGTGGAAACGTCGTAACCTGCCTTGGTAAATAATTGAGACAGCAATCTTAAAATGGGGGGCTCGTCATCAACGATTAATATTTTTTTATTTTCCATCATTTTCTCCTTTTCAACGGTTGGGGTCTGGGTCTGTACCTGATGATGCCGCGTCAATGTCCAAAATCTGGGAACGCAGATATTTTTTGGTTCTGTATTTGGTGATATCCATGAGCTTGCTTGTAATTTTGGCTAACCGGTCTGCCTGCTCTTTTATCTCTTTGACATTGTCTTCGTTGAGTTGTCCGTGGATGGCGTCATCAAGCAATAATTCTGAAAAACCTAAAATCGCCATTAAAGGCTGATTAATTTCGTGACATATGGCACCTGCGGTCTGCAGCACTGCCGTCAGTTTTTCTTTATCTAATTTTGTCTGTTCATATTTTTTTGCCTCGGTAATATCCTCAATTGATA
This window contains:
- a CDS encoding response regulator — translated: MMENKKILIVDDEPPILRLLSQLFTKAGYDVSTAENAQDALKIIEESNIMVMFFDLNMPVMNGMELCKKVKSLKPMSIIYAITGYASLFQLSECLDVGFEDYFKKPVNVSTLLKTAESAFEKVNRWKKM